In Massilia antarctica, the following are encoded in one genomic region:
- a CDS encoding phytase gives MQKHLTRAAALLCLLASTAAHCADRIALDGGGWLSLDKHALQLTDAAGKELARLPMRARQLDLRTTNGSGIAVVLDAATQHALPIRVDIKRGELTRLAPLPQQSFGVEGLCLFRDRQGLDFLFIAAKDGQAEQWLMHGATPQLVRKLSMPLDAGQCKVDDARHILYANEEGIGTWAYEANSEAIPARRLLKAGTRLPAGPVASPAVVVEPRAQTAPMARLGDVADDPAIWVHPRDATRSRVLGTNKKQGLMVYDLQGKQQQFLDVGRLNNVDLRQGVTMDGESMDLAVASQRDDNSVVLFGVDADGKMAELTRFATGFPEVYGICLFQPRSGGLDVIVNDKGGAFRQFRIAKGSGGWSSTLAREFKVDSQPEGCVADDRNERLFIGEEKRGVWTLAARADQPAARKMVLAVGRDLHADVEGMAIYEGAQGAYLIVSSQGDSSYVVLDAAAPYKVRGRFKVGFNLAEGIDGTSDTDGLDVTSKNLGGPYAQGMLVIQDGYKRMPDGPQNFKYVSWEDVARALNL, from the coding sequence ATGCAAAAACACCTTACCCGCGCGGCCGCTTTGCTGTGCCTCCTCGCCAGCACGGCGGCGCATTGCGCGGACCGTATCGCGCTCGATGGCGGGGGCTGGCTTTCGCTCGACAAGCACGCCTTGCAGCTGACCGACGCCGCCGGCAAGGAGCTTGCGCGCCTGCCGATGCGCGCCAGGCAGCTCGACCTGCGCACCACCAACGGCAGCGGCATCGCCGTGGTGCTCGACGCCGCGACCCAGCACGCGCTGCCGATCCGCGTTGATATCAAACGCGGTGAACTGACGCGGCTTGCGCCCCTGCCGCAGCAGTCGTTCGGGGTCGAAGGACTGTGCCTGTTCCGCGACCGGCAAGGACTCGACTTCCTGTTCATCGCGGCTAAGGACGGTCAGGCCGAGCAATGGCTGATGCACGGCGCCACCCCGCAACTGGTGCGCAAACTGAGCATGCCGCTCGACGCCGGCCAGTGCAAGGTCGACGACGCGCGTCACATCCTGTATGCGAACGAAGAGGGCATCGGCACCTGGGCCTATGAGGCGAACAGCGAGGCGATACCGGCGCGCCGGCTGCTCAAGGCCGGTACGCGCCTGCCGGCGGGGCCGGTGGCTTCGCCGGCCGTGGTGGTCGAGCCGCGCGCGCAGACGGCGCCGATGGCGCGCCTGGGCGACGTGGCGGACGATCCGGCGATCTGGGTCCATCCACGGGATGCGACGCGCTCGCGCGTGCTGGGCACGAACAAGAAGCAGGGCTTGATGGTGTACGACCTGCAGGGAAAGCAGCAGCAGTTTCTCGACGTGGGCCGCCTGAACAACGTGGACCTGCGCCAGGGCGTGACCATGGATGGCGAGTCGATGGACCTGGCCGTGGCCAGCCAGCGCGACGACAACAGCGTGGTGCTGTTCGGTGTCGACGCCGACGGCAAGATGGCCGAGCTGACCCGCTTCGCGACCGGTTTTCCCGAGGTGTACGGCATCTGCCTGTTCCAGCCGCGCAGCGGTGGGCTGGACGTGATCGTCAACGACAAGGGCGGGGCGTTCCGCCAGTTCCGTATTGCGAAGGGTAGCGGCGGGTGGAGCAGCACCTTGGCGCGCGAGTTCAAGGTGGACAGCCAGCCGGAAGGCTGCGTCGCCGACGACCGCAATGAGCGCCTCTTCATCGGCGAGGAAAAGCGCGGCGTGTGGACCCTGGCCGCGCGCGCCGATCAGCCGGCGGCGCGCAAGATGGTGCTCGCCGTCGGGCGTGACCTGCACGCCGATGTGGAAGGCATGGCGATATATGAAGGCGCGCAGGGCGCTTACCTGATCGTGTCGAGCCAGGGCGACAGCAGTTATGTGGTGCTCGACGCGGCAGCGCCGTACAAGGTGCGCGGGCGCTTCAAGGTGGGCTTCAATCTGGCCGAGGGGATCGATGGCACCTCCGACACCGATGGTCTGGATGTGACGTCGAAGAATCTGGGTGGGCCTTATGCGCAGGGCATGCTGGTGATCCAGGATGGGTACAAGCGCATGCCGGACGGGCCGCAAAACTTCAAGTATGTGAGTTGGGAGGACGTGGCGAGGGCTCTAAACCTATAA
- the cobA gene encoding uroporphyrinogen-III C-methyltransferase, which produces MSALGKVYLIGAGPGAQDLITLRGARLLAQADVVLHDALVTDEMLALCPQAVKIAVGKRCGQLSTAQAFINKQLVDSAHKYALVVRLKGGDPMLFGRADEELRALEEMGIEVEVVPGITTAVAAAAATKQPLTKRGVARSVAFFTSSTAPEHGDMTVVPDSDTLVQYMGGREAIVTAQRLLDQGRRPDTPVVVIENCSRPEQRILRLTLATLAHGLGPAHGPVLVMLGDAMKLREHQSIDTAQGSDALPGGAQLSA; this is translated from the coding sequence ATGTCAGCACTCGGAAAAGTCTATCTGATTGGCGCCGGCCCCGGCGCCCAGGACCTCATCACCCTGCGCGGCGCGCGCCTGCTGGCGCAGGCCGACGTGGTGCTGCATGACGCCTTGGTGACGGACGAGATGCTGGCACTGTGTCCACAGGCTGTGAAGATCGCGGTGGGTAAACGCTGCGGCCAGTTGTCGACGGCGCAAGCCTTCATCAACAAGCAGCTGGTCGACAGCGCGCACAAATACGCGCTGGTGGTGCGCCTGAAAGGCGGCGACCCGATGCTGTTCGGACGCGCCGACGAAGAACTGCGCGCGCTGGAAGAAATGGGCATCGAGGTGGAAGTGGTGCCGGGCATTACCACCGCGGTGGCGGCGGCGGCGGCGACCAAGCAGCCGCTGACCAAACGTGGCGTGGCGCGCAGCGTGGCGTTTTTCACGTCCAGCACCGCGCCCGAGCATGGCGACATGACGGTGGTTCCCGATTCCGACACCCTGGTGCAGTACATGGGTGGGCGCGAGGCGATCGTGACGGCCCAGCGCCTGCTGGACCAGGGCCGCCGGCCGGATACGCCGGTGGTGGTGATCGAGAATTGCAGTCGTCCGGAGCAGCGCATCCTGCGCCTGACCCTCGCGACCCTGGCGCATGGCCTCGGACCGGCCCACGGTCCGGTGCTGGTGATGCTGGGCGACGCCATGAAGCTGCGCGAGCACCAGTCGATCGATACCGCGCAAGGCAGCGACGCGCTGCCCGGCGGCGCGCAGTTAAGCGCTTAA
- a CDS encoding sulfate adenylyltransferase subunit 1, which produces MNARIDTTTKSQNGERPDAVSGLLRFITAGSVDDGKSTLIGRLLFDSKGIFADQLDAMSRSKHKRTVGDAVDLSLLTDGLEAEREQGITIDVAYRYFATPKRKFIIADTPGHEQYTRNMVTGASTADAVIILIDVSKVKLREDGGVDLLIQTKRHSTIAHLLQIEHVVVAVNKMDLVNYDQAVYDRIVKAYKEFATTLGLKDITPIPLSALTGDNVVEPSEKMAWYQGPTLISLLESLSVYDESHAAPFRFPVQLVARHNGHEANDFRGYMGRIEAGKVSVGDKLVVQPSGQSATVKDILTLEGSHQSAVVGQSITLLLNEYLDISRGDLLAGADQPATLLKTLKADVCWMSDEPLDMRRKYWIKHGTKQTSAKVTAIDSLLDINTQQRHAAEGLKLNDIARIGVTVQQPLAADAYADIRATGAFILIDEVTHQTVAAGMIRLEA; this is translated from the coding sequence ATGAACGCCCGTATTGACACCACTACTAAAAGCCAAAATGGCGAACGCCCGGACGCGGTATCGGGACTGCTGCGCTTCATCACCGCCGGCTCGGTCGACGATGGCAAGAGCACCCTGATCGGGCGCCTGCTGTTCGACAGCAAAGGCATCTTCGCCGACCAGCTCGACGCCATGTCGCGCTCGAAGCACAAGCGCACCGTGGGCGATGCCGTCGACCTGTCGCTGCTGACCGACGGCCTGGAAGCCGAACGCGAACAGGGCATCACCATCGACGTGGCTTACCGCTACTTCGCCACGCCCAAGCGCAAATTCATCATCGCCGACACGCCGGGCCACGAGCAGTACACCCGCAATATGGTCACCGGCGCTTCGACCGCCGACGCCGTGATCATCCTGATCGACGTCTCCAAGGTCAAGCTGCGCGAAGACGGCGGCGTCGACCTGCTGATCCAGACCAAGCGCCATTCGACCATCGCCCACCTGCTGCAGATCGAGCACGTGGTCGTCGCCGTCAACAAGATGGACCTGGTGAACTACGACCAGGCCGTGTACGACCGCATCGTCAAGGCGTACAAGGAATTCGCCACCACCCTGGGGTTGAAGGACATCACGCCGATCCCGCTGTCGGCCCTGACCGGCGACAACGTGGTCGAGCCGAGCGAAAAAATGGCCTGGTACCAGGGTCCGACCCTGATTTCGCTGTTAGAGTCGCTGTCGGTCTACGACGAATCGCACGCGGCCCCGTTCCGCTTCCCGGTGCAGCTCGTAGCGCGCCACAACGGCCACGAAGCGAACGACTTCCGCGGCTACATGGGCCGCATCGAAGCGGGCAAGGTCAGTGTAGGCGACAAGCTGGTGGTGCAGCCATCGGGCCAGAGCGCCACCGTCAAGGATATCCTCACCCTGGAAGGCTCGCACCAGTCGGCCGTCGTGGGACAGTCGATCACCTTGCTGCTCAATGAATACCTGGATATCTCGCGCGGCGACCTGCTGGCCGGCGCCGACCAGCCGGCCACCCTGCTCAAGACGCTCAAGGCGGATGTGTGCTGGATGTCGGACGAACCGCTCGACATGCGCCGCAAGTACTGGATCAAGCATGGCACCAAGCAGACTTCGGCCAAGGTCACCGCCATCGACAGCCTGCTCGACATCAATACCCAGCAGCGCCACGCGGCCGAAGGCTTGAAGCTGAACGACATCGCGCGCATCGGCGTGACCGTGCAGCAGCCGCTGGCCGCCGACGCCTACGCCGACATCCGCGCAACGGGCGCCTTCATTTTGATCGATGAAGTCACTCACCAGACGGTTGCCGCTGGTATGATCCGGCTGGAAGCGTAA
- the cysD gene encoding sulfate adenylyltransferase subunit CysD: MTTLTDTPRVLTDVNARHLDTLESEAIHILREVAAECANPALLFSGGKDSVVLLRLAEKAFRPGKFPFPLVHIDTGHNFAEVITFRDARVAELGERLIVGSVEDSIKRGTVRLRNPLTDSRNAAQAVTLLETIAEHKFDACIGGARRDEEKARAKERIFSFRDEFGQWDPKAQRPELWDLYNTRVHPGENMRVFPISNWTELDVWLYIQREKLALPPIYFAHERQVIARNGLLVPLTDLTPALEGETVETQVVRFRTVGDISCTCPVSSDASTVEAIIAETAITQITERGATRMDDQTSEASMEKRKKAGYF, encoded by the coding sequence ATGACTACACTGACCGATACCCCGCGCGTGCTGACCGACGTCAACGCGCGCCACCTGGATACGCTCGAATCGGAAGCGATCCACATCCTGCGCGAAGTCGCCGCCGAATGCGCCAACCCCGCCCTGCTGTTCTCGGGCGGGAAAGACTCGGTCGTACTGCTGCGCCTCGCCGAAAAAGCCTTCCGGCCGGGTAAATTCCCGTTCCCGCTGGTGCACATCGACACCGGCCACAATTTCGCCGAAGTGATCACCTTCCGCGACGCCCGCGTGGCCGAACTGGGTGAACGCCTGATCGTCGGTTCGGTCGAAGATTCGATCAAGCGCGGCACCGTGCGCCTGCGTAATCCGCTGACCGACTCGCGCAATGCCGCACAAGCGGTGACCTTGCTGGAGACGATCGCCGAACACAAATTCGACGCCTGCATCGGCGGCGCACGGCGCGACGAAGAAAAAGCGCGCGCCAAGGAACGCATCTTTTCCTTCCGCGACGAATTCGGCCAGTGGGACCCGAAGGCGCAGCGCCCGGAACTGTGGGACCTGTATAACACCCGCGTGCACCCGGGCGAAAACATGCGCGTGTTCCCGATCTCGAACTGGACCGAGCTCGATGTATGGCTCTACATCCAGCGCGAAAAACTGGCGCTGCCGCCGATCTATTTCGCGCACGAGCGCCAGGTCATTGCGCGCAACGGCTTGCTGGTGCCCCTGACCGACCTGACCCCGGCCCTCGAAGGCGAGACTGTCGAAACCCAGGTGGTGCGCTTTCGCACCGTGGGCGACATTTCGTGCACCTGCCCTGTCTCGTCGGACGCATCGACGGTCGAAGCGATCATCGCCGAAACCGCCATCACCCAGATCACCGAACGCGGCGCCACCCGGATGGACGACCAGACCTCCGAAGCCTCGATGGAAAAACGCAAGAAAGCAGGATACTTCTGA
- a CDS encoding phosphoadenylyl-sulfate reductase, with protein MNDISALVASTRATLERIAAEYSPAVFASSLAAEDMVLTDLILKAQLPIGIFSLETGRLHPETLAVLGQVKDSYGYDIALYKPQPEAVDTYVAQHGLNAFYESVDMRRECCRIRKVEPLGRALAGNKAWVTGQRRAQSTTRAQLDIQEDDAAHGMVKFNPLADWSETDVWNYIRDNGVPYNALHDQGFPSIGCAPCTRAVEPGEDVRAGRWWWENPDSKECGLHLVDGKLIRIKSVAA; from the coding sequence ATGAACGATATCTCCGCCCTCGTCGCCAGCACCCGCGCCACCCTGGAGCGCATCGCCGCCGAATACTCGCCAGCGGTGTTTGCCTCCAGCCTGGCCGCCGAAGACATGGTCCTGACCGATCTGATTCTCAAGGCGCAGCTGCCGATCGGGATCTTCTCGCTCGAAACCGGCCGCCTGCATCCGGAAACCCTGGCGGTACTGGGCCAGGTCAAGGATAGCTACGGCTACGACATCGCGCTGTACAAACCGCAGCCGGAAGCGGTGGACACTTACGTGGCGCAGCACGGCCTGAACGCCTTTTACGAGAGCGTGGACATGCGGCGCGAGTGCTGCCGCATCCGCAAGGTCGAACCGCTGGGACGCGCCCTGGCCGGCAACAAGGCCTGGGTAACGGGCCAGCGCCGCGCGCAATCGACCACGCGCGCGCAGCTCGACATCCAGGAAGACGATGCCGCGCACGGCATGGTCAAGTTCAATCCCCTGGCCGACTGGTCGGAGACCGATGTGTGGAACTACATCCGCGACAACGGCGTGCCGTACAACGCGCTGCACGACCAGGGCTTTCCCTCGATCGGCTGCGCACCCTGCACGCGCGCCGTGGAACCGGGCGAAGACGTGCGCGCCGGCCGCTGGTGGTGGGAAAACCCGGACTCCAAGGAATGCGGCCTGCACCTGGTCGATGGTAAACTGATCCGCATTAAATCCGTGGCTGCGTAA
- a CDS encoding DUF934 domain-containing protein has product MLESHKEIIKQRAVVADDWSVLRLAVPELDAGVAAEAPDTVVVPQGKVIVPLTVWQAQRASLAARADIGVWLAPDERAEALKDDLDKFAVIAIDFPKFTDGRGYSTAFNLRMRLNYQGELRAIGDVLRDQLFQMQRCGFDAFATRQDRNIHDALKGLTDFSEVYQASVDIKAPLFRRHERDVRIDSADVGYGI; this is encoded by the coding sequence ATGCTTGAGTCGCACAAAGAGATCATCAAACAGCGCGCGGTCGTCGCCGACGACTGGAGCGTGCTGCGCCTGGCCGTGCCTGAGCTTGACGCCGGCGTTGCCGCCGAAGCGCCCGACACGGTCGTGGTCCCGCAAGGAAAAGTCATCGTCCCGCTGACGGTGTGGCAGGCGCAGCGCGCATCCTTGGCCGCCCGCGCCGACATCGGCGTCTGGCTCGCGCCCGACGAACGCGCCGAAGCGCTCAAGGACGATCTGGACAAATTCGCCGTCATCGCCATCGACTTCCCCAAGTTTACCGACGGCCGCGGCTACTCGACCGCGTTCAACCTGCGCATGCGCCTGAACTACCAGGGCGAACTGCGCGCCATCGGCGACGTGCTGCGCGACCAGCTGTTCCAGATGCAGCGCTGCGGCTTCGACGCCTTTGCCACGCGCCAGGATCGCAACATCCACGATGCGCTCAAGGGCTTGACCGATTTCTCCGAGGTGTACCAGGCCTCGGTCGACATCAAGGCGCCGCTGTTCCGCCGTCACGAACGCGACGTGCGCATCGACAGCGCCGACGTCGGCTACGGCATCTGA
- a CDS encoding nitrite/sulfite reductase: MYRYDKYDHLIVRERIAQYRSQVERRLNDELTEAEFLPLRLQNGLYMQRHAYMLRIAVPYGLLSSSQMRMFGHIARKYDRGYGHFTTRQNIQFNWIELEQTPEILSDLASVEMHAIQTSGNCIRNITSDEYAGVAADEIIDPRPYAEVLRQWSTFHPEFAALPRKFKVAINGAVEDRAAIAVHDIGLTVVHNDDGEIGFKVMVGGGMGRTPILGSVVREFLPWRHMLTYIEAVMRVYNSYGRRDNKYKARIKILVKAMGVEEFTRQVEEEWVDLKDSASTLTDDEMARVAAYFTPPAYETLPNIDVRAEHADNKAFGNWLTRNVKAHKVPGYSVVLLSLKKTGVPPGDATATQIDFVADLADRYSFGELRVTHEQNLVLADVKQSALFALWQEAKAHGLATPNIGLLTDIICCPGGDFCSLANAKSIPIAAAIAERFDDIDYQHDIGEIELNISGCINACGHHHVGSIGVLGVDKDGSEWYQVSIGGAQGNNAAIGKIIGPSFSALQMPEVVDRLLQVYVRERHEDERFVDTAQRLGVAPFKEHVYATPIKAGELVGEDHYA, encoded by the coding sequence ATGTACCGTTACGACAAATACGACCACCTCATCGTCAGGGAACGCATCGCGCAATACCGCAGCCAGGTGGAGCGCCGTCTCAACGATGAGCTGACCGAAGCCGAATTCCTGCCGCTGCGCCTGCAAAATGGCCTTTACATGCAGCGCCACGCCTACATGCTGCGCATCGCCGTGCCGTACGGCCTGCTGTCATCAAGCCAGATGCGCATGTTCGGCCACATCGCCCGCAAGTACGACCGCGGCTACGGCCACTTCACGACCCGCCAGAACATCCAGTTCAACTGGATCGAACTCGAACAGACACCAGAGATCCTGAGCGACCTGGCCTCGGTCGAGATGCACGCCATCCAGACCTCGGGCAACTGCATCCGCAACATCACCTCCGACGAATACGCCGGCGTGGCCGCGGACGAAATCATCGATCCGCGCCCGTACGCGGAAGTACTGCGCCAGTGGAGTACCTTCCATCCCGAATTCGCCGCCCTGCCGCGCAAGTTCAAGGTCGCCATCAACGGCGCCGTGGAAGACCGCGCCGCGATTGCCGTGCACGACATCGGCCTGACCGTGGTTCACAACGACGATGGCGAGATTGGCTTCAAGGTCATGGTCGGCGGCGGCATGGGCCGTACCCCGATCCTGGGCAGCGTAGTGCGCGAATTCCTGCCGTGGCGTCACATGCTGACCTATATCGAAGCGGTCATGCGCGTGTATAACAGCTACGGCCGGCGCGACAACAAGTACAAGGCGCGCATCAAGATCCTGGTCAAGGCCATGGGCGTGGAGGAATTCACGCGCCAGGTCGAAGAAGAATGGGTCGACCTGAAAGACAGCGCCTCCACCCTGACCGACGACGAGATGGCGCGCGTGGCGGCCTACTTCACGCCGCCGGCCTACGAAACCTTGCCGAACATCGACGTGCGCGCGGAACATGCCGACAACAAGGCTTTCGGCAACTGGCTGACCCGTAACGTCAAGGCGCACAAGGTGCCGGGCTACAGTGTGGTGCTGCTGTCGCTGAAAAAGACCGGCGTGCCGCCGGGCGACGCCACCGCGACCCAGATCGACTTCGTGGCCGACCTGGCGGACCGCTACAGCTTCGGCGAACTGCGCGTGACGCACGAGCAAAACCTGGTGCTGGCCGACGTGAAGCAATCGGCCCTGTTCGCGCTGTGGCAGGAAGCCAAGGCGCACGGCCTGGCCACGCCGAATATCGGTCTGCTCACCGATATCATCTGCTGCCCGGGCGGCGACTTCTGCTCGCTGGCCAATGCCAAGTCGATCCCGATTGCCGCCGCGATCGCGGAGCGCTTCGACGACATCGACTACCAGCACGACATCGGCGAGATTGAACTGAATATCTCGGGCTGCATCAACGCCTGCGGCCACCACCACGTCGGCTCCATCGGCGTGCTCGGTGTCGACAAGGATGGCAGCGAGTGGTACCAGGTCTCGATCGGCGGCGCGCAAGGCAACAATGCGGCCATCGGCAAGATCATCGGCCCGTCGTTCTCGGCGCTGCAAATGCCGGAAGTGGTCGACCGCCTGCTGCAAGTGTACGTGCGCGAACGCCACGAAGATGAACGGTTTGTCGACACCGCCCAGCGCCTTGGTGTGGCGCCGTTCAAGGAACATGTCTATGCCACGCCGATCAAGGCGGGCGAACTGGTTGGAGAAGACCACTATGCTTGA
- a CDS encoding CysB family HTH-type transcriptional regulator, whose protein sequence is MNLHQLRFVREAVRQNYNLTDAAKALFTSQPGVSKAIIELEEELGVDIFTRHGKRIRGLTEPGRLVLESVELIMQEIDSLKRIGKEYAAQDSGSFTIATTHTQARYTLPRVVQAFMLKYPKVRLSLLQGNPRQIAEMVQRDQADLAIATESIAGIDGLITLPCYQWEHMVVVPPDHPLLKSKAVSLEEIATYPLITYDGAFAGRSKIDHAFGLRGLKPDVLLEAIDADVIKTYVELGMGIGIIAGMAFDAERDKNLRAIPVGHLFGMNISRVAVKQGAYLRSYIYTFIELLAPTLNRKLVESAMSGTKETYEL, encoded by the coding sequence ATGAACCTTCATCAATTACGCTTCGTGCGCGAAGCCGTGCGGCAGAATTACAACCTGACCGATGCGGCCAAAGCCTTGTTTACATCCCAGCCCGGGGTGTCGAAAGCGATTATCGAGCTTGAAGAAGAGCTCGGTGTTGACATTTTCACCCGTCATGGCAAGCGCATCCGCGGCTTGACCGAGCCCGGCCGGCTGGTGCTGGAGTCCGTCGAGCTGATCATGCAAGAGATCGACAGCCTGAAACGCATCGGCAAGGAGTACGCGGCCCAGGACAGCGGCAGCTTCACCATTGCCACCACGCACACCCAGGCGCGCTACACCTTGCCCAGAGTGGTGCAAGCCTTCATGCTCAAGTATCCCAAGGTCCGTTTGTCTCTGCTCCAGGGCAACCCGCGCCAGATCGCCGAGATGGTCCAGCGCGACCAGGCCGACCTGGCGATAGCCACCGAATCGATCGCCGGTATTGACGGACTGATCACATTGCCCTGCTACCAATGGGAGCACATGGTGGTGGTGCCGCCCGACCATCCGCTGTTGAAATCGAAGGCGGTGTCCCTGGAAGAAATCGCCACCTACCCGCTGATCACCTACGATGGCGCCTTCGCCGGGCGCAGCAAGATCGACCATGCTTTCGGCCTGCGCGGACTGAAACCGGACGTGCTGCTCGAAGCCATCGACGCCGATGTCATCAAAACCTATGTGGAACTTGGCATGGGTATTGGTATCATAGCGGGCATGGCCTTCGACGCCGAGCGCGACAAGAACCTGCGCGCCATTCCGGTGGGGCACCTGTTCGGCATGAATATTTCGAGGGTGGCCGTCAAGCAGGGCGCCTATCTGCGCAGCTATATCTATACCTTCATCGAATTGCTGGCGCCGACCCTGAACCGCAAGCTGGTCGAGTCGGCCATGAGCGGCACCAAAGAAACTTACGAGCTGTAA
- a CDS encoding class I SAM-dependent methyltransferase, which yields MITEQSAQFYAKSASNHDRIYDRPERKDDLAAMRGHVAETLRGHTVLELACGTGYWTAVIAATADKVVATDINPEMIALGKLRALPLEKVEFKVADAWNLPADIGSYTAVFVGFWWSHVKREEQERFLAQLRSKVGDDMFIVLLDDVYVEGSSDTVARTDMEGNTYQIRIAPDGERYEIPKTYPSDSALRKKLASSVREIRIVRLEYYWLLTCRLK from the coding sequence ATGATCACCGAACAATCCGCACAGTTTTACGCCAAGAGCGCCTCCAACCACGACCGCATCTACGACCGGCCGGAACGCAAGGACGACCTGGCCGCCATGCGCGGCCACGTGGCCGAGACCCTGCGCGGCCACACCGTGCTGGAACTGGCCTGCGGCACCGGTTACTGGACCGCCGTCATCGCCGCCACGGCCGACAAGGTGGTCGCCACCGATATCAATCCCGAAATGATCGCGCTGGGCAAGCTGCGCGCGCTGCCTCTTGAGAAGGTGGAATTCAAGGTGGCGGACGCCTGGAACTTGCCGGCCGACATAGGCAGCTACACGGCCGTGTTCGTCGGCTTCTGGTGGTCGCACGTCAAGCGCGAAGAGCAGGAACGCTTCCTGGCGCAATTGCGCAGCAAGGTCGGCGACGATATGTTCATCGTGCTGCTGGACGATGTGTATGTGGAAGGCAGCAGCGACACCGTGGCCCGCACCGATATGGAAGGCAATACCTACCAGATCCGCATCGCGCCCGATGGCGAACGTTACGAGATTCCCAAGACCTACCCGTCCGACAGCGCGCTGCGCAAGAAGCTGGCCTCGTCGGTGCGCGAGATCCGGATCGTGCGCCTGGAATACTACTGGCTGCTCACCTGCCGGTTGAAATAA
- a CDS encoding MFS transporter translates to MPHSEAQQRLSTRLAFLAAGLAMSAWAPLVPLAKLRLGLGEAQLGLLLLCLGAGSLLAMPSTSFLTARFGCRPVVLCSGLLVCLVLPGLAFAPGPLLLGCVLFAFGAAIGTLDVAMNIQAVVVEKHSGKALMSGFHGLFSVGGFLGAGSMALLLWLGLGATASAIVLALLVAAVLAGAAGGLLRETDAQVRDAPIFVMPHGAVILIGALCFLCFLAEGAILDWSALLLTAGLLPGTGASQGGLGYAAFAVAMTVGRLTGDKVVGKLGGQRVLLLGGLCAAAGFFCTVLAQSVAGMLAGFVLIGLGASNIVPILFTAAGSQRAMPASLAIGAITTLGYAGILAGPAAIGFVAHATSLPVAFAGLGCAMLLIAASAKLGGSSAPR, encoded by the coding sequence ATGCCCCACAGCGAAGCGCAACAACGCCTTTCCACCCGCCTGGCTTTTCTTGCCGCCGGCCTGGCCATGTCGGCCTGGGCGCCGCTGGTGCCGCTGGCCAAGCTGCGCCTGGGCCTGGGCGAAGCGCAGCTCGGCTTGCTGTTACTGTGCCTGGGCGCGGGATCCTTGCTGGCCATGCCGTCCACCAGTTTCCTCACGGCGCGTTTCGGCTGCCGTCCGGTGGTGCTGTGCTCCGGCTTGCTGGTCTGCCTGGTGTTGCCGGGGCTGGCTTTCGCGCCCGGCCCGCTGCTGCTCGGCTGCGTGCTGTTTGCCTTCGGCGCCGCCATCGGCACCTTGGACGTGGCGATGAATATCCAGGCGGTCGTGGTGGAAAAGCACAGCGGCAAAGCGCTGATGTCCGGCTTTCACGGCTTGTTCAGCGTGGGCGGCTTCCTCGGCGCGGGCAGCATGGCGCTGCTGCTGTGGCTGGGCCTGGGGGCGACCGCATCGGCCATCGTACTGGCCCTGCTGGTTGCCGCCGTCCTGGCCGGGGCGGCCGGCGGCCTGCTGCGCGAGACCGATGCGCAGGTGCGCGATGCGCCCATCTTCGTGATGCCGCACGGCGCGGTGATCTTGATCGGCGCCCTGTGCTTCCTGTGCTTCCTGGCCGAAGGCGCGATCCTCGACTGGAGCGCCCTGCTGCTGACGGCAGGACTCTTGCCAGGTACAGGCGCCAGCCAGGGTGGCCTCGGCTACGCGGCCTTTGCTGTCGCCATGACCGTCGGCCGCCTGACGGGCGACAAGGTGGTGGGCAAGCTGGGCGGCCAACGGGTGCTGCTGCTGGGCGGCCTGTGCGCGGCCGCCGGCTTTTTCTGCACGGTATTGGCGCAGTCGGTGGCGGGCATGCTGGCTGGATTCGTGCTGATCGGGCTGGGCGCCTCGAATATCGTGCCCATTTTATTCACCGCGGCCGGCAGCCAGCGCGCGATGCCGGCCAGCCTGGCAATCGGGGCGATCACCACGCTCGGCTACGCCGGCATCCTGGCGGGGCCGGCGGCAATCGGGTTTGTGGCGCACGCCACCAGCCTGCCCGTGGCGTTCGCCGGACTCGGCTGCGCGATGCTGCTGATCGCGGCCAGTGCGAAACTGGGCGGATCGAGCGCGCCCCGCTGA